In a genomic window of Halobiforma lacisalsi AJ5:
- a CDS encoding HD domain-containing protein: MTVIKDSVHDYIELEPTAEALLDTAPMQRLRYVRQLSTVQLVYPSANHTRFEHSLGVYHLASEAVDRLPIDDDLARRLRIAALVHDVGHGPFGHQTEAAIERHLGRHHDEIEWLLESTDLGRVLEDHGLDPEAVAATVDGRGPLGELVAGTLDVDRMDYLVRDAHHTGVPYGTIDHARLLYALEVVDGELALEEGNVATAESALIARTLMNATVYRHHVSRIAGAMLDRASERLLADGVVDPESFARLTDSDLLATLAEYERTAAFADRIRDRDLYKRAIWARRDAVPAAFRGLDYDRTRALEREIAEIAGVDPEAVILDSPGEPSSPESRARIVVDGELRRLEERSSLVAGLDACAREIWRLGVYAPESVLEPVGEAAATVLDLEDGANVRP, translated from the coding sequence ATGACCGTCATCAAGGACAGCGTCCACGACTACATCGAACTCGAGCCGACGGCGGAGGCGCTGCTGGACACCGCGCCGATGCAGCGACTCCGGTACGTTCGTCAGTTGAGTACGGTCCAGCTCGTCTATCCCTCCGCGAACCACACCCGGTTCGAGCACAGTCTCGGCGTCTATCACCTCGCCTCGGAGGCCGTCGACCGGCTGCCGATCGACGACGACCTGGCTCGCCGGCTCCGGATCGCCGCCCTCGTCCACGACGTCGGCCACGGCCCCTTCGGCCACCAGACCGAAGCCGCCATCGAGCGCCACCTCGGTCGCCACCACGACGAGATCGAGTGGCTGCTCGAGTCGACGGACCTCGGCCGCGTCCTCGAGGACCACGGGCTCGACCCCGAGGCCGTCGCCGCGACGGTCGACGGCCGCGGCCCGCTGGGTGAACTCGTCGCCGGCACGCTGGACGTCGATCGGATGGACTACCTGGTGCGGGACGCCCACCACACGGGGGTCCCCTACGGGACGATCGATCACGCCCGGCTGCTGTACGCCCTCGAGGTCGTCGACGGCGAACTCGCGCTCGAGGAGGGCAACGTCGCGACGGCCGAGAGCGCGCTGATCGCCCGGACGCTGATGAACGCGACGGTCTACCGGCACCACGTCTCACGGATCGCGGGCGCGATGCTCGACCGGGCGAGCGAGCGACTCCTCGCCGACGGCGTCGTCGACCCCGAGTCCTTCGCGCGTCTGACCGACTCCGACCTGCTGGCGACGCTCGCGGAGTACGAGCGGACCGCCGCGTTCGCCGACCGCATCCGCGACCGCGACCTCTACAAGCGAGCGATCTGGGCGCGTCGCGACGCAGTGCCCGCCGCGTTCCGAGGGCTCGACTACGACCGCACGCGCGCCCTCGAGCGCGAAATCGCCGAGATTGCCGGTGTCGATCCCGAGGCGGTCATCCTGGACAGCCCCGGCGAGCCGAGCTCGCCGGAGTCGCGGGCACGGATCGTCGTCGACGGCGAACTCCGCCGACTCGAGGAACGTTCGTCGCTCGTGGCGGGACTGGACGCCTGCGCGCGAGAGATCTGGCGGCTCGGCGTCTACGCGCCCGAGTCGGTCCTCGAGCCGGTCGGCGAGGCGGCGGCGACGGTGCTCGACCTCGAGGACGGCGCGAACGTCCGTCCCTGA
- a CDS encoding MazG-like family protein: MDVDDAQRQVAEFVQEHDLETPPEFRLLDLVSEMGELAKDANTSTGYGDAPGDLDLAADEVGDALFALLALADALEIDAEAALAEALEKYEGRMAADAAESPGSGE, translated from the coding sequence ATGGACGTCGACGACGCCCAACGACAGGTAGCGGAGTTCGTCCAGGAGCACGACCTCGAGACGCCCCCCGAGTTCCGACTGCTCGATCTCGTCTCCGAGATGGGCGAACTCGCCAAGGACGCCAACACGTCGACCGGCTACGGCGACGCCCCCGGGGATCTCGACCTCGCCGCCGACGAGGTCGGCGACGCGCTGTTCGCCCTGCTGGCGCTCGCCGACGCCCTCGAGATCGACGCCGAGGCGGCGCTCGCGGAAGCGCTCGAGAAGTACGAAGGACGGATGGCGGCCGACGCCGCGGAGTCGCCGGGATCCGGAGAATAG
- a CDS encoding DJ-1/PfpI family protein — protein sequence MSETTAEIVLFDGFDELDAIGPYEVFENAADLGADLETRLVTLEGDDDIVAASHGLGVESQGTLGKPDLLVVPGGGWTGEGGVRAVVEDGSLPDAVDERYTAGATVASVCTGAMILSEAGLLEGRPAATHPVAVDDLAGTDATVVDERVVDDGDVLSAGGVTSGIDLALWIVEREFGEDVADAVGERMAHERRGEVFG from the coding sequence ATGAGCGAGACGACCGCCGAGATCGTACTGTTCGACGGGTTCGACGAACTCGACGCGATCGGCCCCTACGAGGTCTTCGAGAACGCCGCCGACCTCGGGGCCGATCTGGAGACCCGACTCGTGACGCTCGAGGGGGACGACGACATCGTGGCCGCGAGCCACGGGTTAGGCGTCGAATCCCAGGGAACGCTCGGCAAGCCGGACCTCCTCGTCGTCCCCGGCGGCGGCTGGACCGGCGAGGGCGGCGTCCGGGCGGTCGTCGAGGACGGTTCGCTTCCGGACGCGGTCGACGAACGGTACACCGCGGGTGCGACGGTCGCGTCGGTCTGTACCGGCGCGATGATCCTCTCGGAGGCGGGGCTGCTCGAGGGGCGGCCGGCGGCGACCCACCCGGTCGCGGTCGACGATCTGGCGGGGACCGACGCCACCGTGGTCGACGAGCGGGTCGTCGACGACGGCGACGTGCTCTCGGCCGGCGGGGTCACCTCGGGGATCGACCTGGCGCTGTGGATCGTCGAACGGGAGTTCGGTGAGGACGTCGCTGACGCCGTCGGCGAGCGGATGGCCCACGAGCGCCGCGGGGAGGTGTTCGGGTAG
- a CDS encoding HAD family hydrolase: protein MQAVLFDMDGVLVDSEDYWVRFEREEILPAAVPHADVDLAEISGMNYREIYDYLEDEYGTEITREEFVDRFVATAEEIYGERVTLLDGLGNLLAELEDRGASTALVSSSPHDWIGVVLERFGLEGEFDRVISADDIDAASKPAPDVFEFAADELGVAAADCVVVEDSENGIAAGARAGASVVAYRIDAHGDIDRSPADAVVDSPAALRASVLERIE from the coding sequence ATGCAGGCGGTACTGTTCGACATGGACGGCGTCCTCGTCGACAGCGAGGACTACTGGGTTCGCTTCGAGCGCGAGGAAATCCTCCCTGCCGCGGTTCCACACGCCGACGTCGACCTCGCCGAGATCAGCGGGATGAACTACCGGGAGATCTACGACTACCTCGAGGACGAGTACGGGACCGAGATCACCCGCGAGGAGTTCGTCGACCGGTTCGTCGCGACGGCCGAGGAGATCTACGGCGAACGGGTCACGCTGCTGGACGGCCTCGGCAACCTGCTCGCGGAACTCGAGGACCGCGGCGCGTCGACGGCGCTGGTCTCGTCTTCCCCACACGACTGGATCGGCGTCGTCCTCGAGCGGTTCGGCCTCGAGGGCGAGTTCGACCGCGTGATCAGCGCCGACGACATCGACGCGGCGAGCAAGCCCGCGCCGGACGTCTTCGAGTTCGCGGCCGACGAACTCGGCGTCGCCGCGGCGGACTGCGTCGTTGTGGAGGACTCCGAAAACGGGATCGCAGCGGGCGCGCGAGCGGGCGCGTCCGTCGTCGCCTACCGGATCGACGCCCACGGCGACATCGACCGGTCGCCGGCCGACGCCGTCGTCGACTCGCCGGCCGCGCTTCGGGCGAGCGTCCTCGAGCGGATCGAGTGA
- a CDS encoding ATP-binding protein, whose protein sequence is MLNLTPILKRDQPTSRIKIGAKKVGPNTDIVEIRHNDRRAFFYVDPVDDSIVDGIGNKVRMHQNVKTVFGGIDRGKDFLVDPDAAKRDVVECSAAKIHTSEVPPDELEPFLRENDYLLHPMEEVVPKANSDELATFEVAAMEPTGYNTLRVTHNTDLEFIDAGELRELRATRNAASHGPGAPGPGGPEEAAGDEEEVQVSLEPKKPTVSFEEDVAGLPEVKRTAENLLALFDPDVRDEVVERYGDEFASRGNSMLLYGPPGCGKTLISEAIAYEAKYNSNIEDSYGEVKFLEIKGSDVLSKYSGESEKRVEAIFEKAHGIAQEGFAVLFFDEVDTLIPDRGDDSLQRHERSLTNAFLQEMNEIEDNLLVIGATNMPFTIDPAATRRFPIQQFIPQPNEEVMAEVWRKHLSEMSGTEGIDYDRLGEASKGYTPAEIADRVLGSELQREFVESVYQPDREPIEPNTDYFLERLEGTDPKTIRQYVASVRTQIDDLEGYPELRRYVEEQAERLGMRLGPGSGPSSLETLLEAGANASESNADGGGANDGDGDGDGDGGDGDGDGDGDGGESGAGGSSSAVGADGGTDESGTADDGAFEFGADGDTGDTGDDGGGSDGR, encoded by the coding sequence ATGCTTAACCTGACACCAATACTGAAACGAGACCAGCCGACGTCACGCATCAAGATCGGAGCCAAGAAGGTCGGACCGAACACCGACATCGTCGAGATTCGCCACAACGACAGGCGGGCGTTCTTCTACGTCGACCCCGTCGACGACTCGATCGTCGACGGGATCGGTAACAAGGTCCGGATGCACCAGAACGTCAAGACGGTGTTCGGGGGGATCGACCGGGGGAAGGACTTCCTCGTCGACCCCGACGCGGCGAAACGCGACGTCGTCGAGTGTTCGGCCGCGAAGATCCACACCAGCGAGGTGCCGCCCGACGAGCTCGAGCCGTTCCTCCGGGAGAACGACTACCTGCTGCACCCGATGGAGGAGGTCGTCCCCAAGGCCAACAGCGACGAACTCGCGACCTTCGAGGTCGCGGCGATGGAGCCGACGGGGTACAACACGCTCCGTGTAACCCACAACACCGACCTCGAGTTCATCGACGCCGGCGAACTGCGGGAACTGCGAGCGACGCGAAACGCGGCGAGCCACGGCCCCGGCGCGCCGGGACCCGGCGGCCCGGAGGAGGCGGCCGGCGACGAGGAGGAGGTGCAGGTGTCGCTCGAGCCGAAGAAACCGACCGTCAGCTTCGAGGAGGACGTCGCCGGACTCCCGGAGGTCAAGCGAACGGCGGAGAACCTGCTCGCGCTGTTCGATCCGGACGTTCGCGACGAGGTCGTCGAGCGGTACGGCGACGAGTTCGCCTCGCGGGGCAACAGCATGCTGCTGTACGGGCCGCCTGGCTGTGGGAAGACCCTCATCTCGGAGGCGATCGCCTACGAGGCGAAGTACAACTCGAACATCGAGGACAGCTACGGTGAGGTGAAGTTCCTCGAGATCAAGGGCAGTGACGTCCTCTCGAAGTACTCCGGCGAGTCCGAGAAACGCGTCGAGGCGATCTTCGAGAAGGCCCACGGGATCGCCCAGGAGGGGTTCGCGGTCCTCTTCTTCGACGAGGTCGACACCCTCATTCCGGATCGGGGTGACGACTCCCTGCAACGCCACGAGCGGTCGCTGACCAACGCCTTCCTCCAGGAGATGAACGAGATCGAGGACAACCTGCTCGTGATCGGGGCGACGAACATGCCCTTCACCATCGATCCGGCAGCTACTCGCCGGTTCCCGATCCAGCAGTTCATTCCCCAGCCCAACGAGGAGGTGATGGCCGAGGTCTGGCGCAAACACCTCTCCGAGATGTCCGGCACCGAGGGGATCGATTACGACCGCCTCGGCGAAGCCTCGAAGGGGTACACGCCGGCAGAGATCGCCGACCGCGTCCTCGGCAGCGAACTGCAGCGGGAGTTCGTCGAGAGCGTCTACCAGCCGGACAGGGAGCCGATCGAGCCGAACACCGACTACTTCCTCGAGCGGCTCGAGGGGACCGACCCGAAGACGATTCGCCAGTACGTCGCCAGCGTCCGGACCCAGATCGACGACCTCGAGGGGTATCCGGAACTGCGCCGGTACGTCGAGGAGCAGGCCGAGCGTCTGGGAATGCGACTGGGACCGGGGTCGGGGCCGTCCTCGCTCGAGACGTTGCTCGAGGCGGGGGCGAACGCTTCGGAGTCGAACGCGGATGGCGGTGGCGCTAACGACGGTGACGGTGACGGTGATGGTGATGGCGGTGACGGTGACGGTGACGGTGACGGTGACGGAGGCGAGAGCGGGGCCGGGGGCTCGAGTTCGGCCGTCGGCGCCGACGGCGGTACCGACGAGTCGGGCACCGCGGACGACGGCGCGTTCGAGTTCGGTGCTGACGGCGATACCGGCGATACCGGCGACGACGGAGGTGGCTCCGATGGCCGATAG
- a CDS encoding COG1361 family protein, with the protein MADSYRQVGSFESGRVDAVGVGRGAIALGIGTRVEVVEGSRSTAIDHGDRIDDVAVADRVVVLSSGDLTTYSRDGDRLWSQGIGDAHAIAAVPDAGICGVLGPDRLRAVEIATGRQRFDVDRTRPGGRDDELLAVPTGFLIATWSFLTHVDLEGEVDFDRDLSAVIRSVGRCDDVIVAALQSDQLVGLQAGTGELRWRTELEATHVAPVGEGSVLVGTAAGTRAVGADGATEPVGDLPNGAPYATPDGGIVCSVREGTVSTHVHAGDQLALAVATDSVGVGGTIDVEVTNQTDRERTASLAVDVTGCSLSPSDRTVSVDPGGTEIVDFPVSSVRAEGDADLAIAVDGSVAHEASITVEDAASGGIAVETALETRTIEDGVAELEVAVENVGGVSLDSVTLLETEAGTGELPAGETWTGTVTRPYEPERRVSVGLEVARGDRRREYAPTCTLPSAPTIDLESGRDALRATVGLEGDVTLSDRLVIEMPGAGRVRSPVTIDGDELLLVVPQYEEGTARIGFDALGIDERIRLSDSGPFSTPSRSSSRSVSGAGSQSRSRSQSPSRSQSRSRSGTDSGTESRSESRPRSEATDDTARSDPSETGSRTRDESRSPADDGSIPAADDGDDRSASDTTGSPALSATRRVPDAEPAIGHAVRDRIVLRNEGDGPAEDVVVAVGDDQRRVGTLPAGETVPLERAVGVVSPDGVVLPSVEIEVGDAVVDRLPDRRLEASVGGIAVKAAVDPDEGTVAADLVNRDDRDCRVLGLELADAPRPESLGERLEAGETTTVAASVAPDGQLEALGEGEAAPLSIAVRYADGEEETIDALATVAPLEAAGDGAAAGGEGGDDLLDERPLAVEIGPETQAAGEYGSVVLVFENESDRALSDVSVSAEGDPINEMFYSEARRERLAAGDWIEHFVDLEAGIEDPTFEAVVSYAVDGAEREYTIRASGPAVADEDAWTDDHLEAWSVERLESAESSAPDSGATPSVPELPSSLSTPLRRGN; encoded by the coding sequence ATGGCCGATAGCTACCGTCAGGTCGGCTCCTTCGAGAGCGGTCGAGTCGACGCAGTCGGGGTCGGCCGCGGAGCGATCGCCCTCGGGATCGGCACTCGCGTCGAGGTCGTCGAGGGGAGCCGGTCGACCGCGATCGACCACGGCGACCGGATCGACGACGTCGCCGTCGCCGATCGGGTGGTCGTCCTCTCGTCCGGGGACCTGACGACCTACTCCCGGGACGGCGACCGGCTCTGGAGCCAGGGAATCGGCGACGCACACGCGATCGCCGCCGTTCCCGACGCCGGGATCTGCGGGGTGCTCGGACCGGATCGCCTCCGTGCCGTCGAGATCGCGACCGGACGACAACGGTTCGACGTCGACCGAACCCGCCCCGGCGGCCGCGACGACGAACTGCTCGCAGTGCCGACCGGCTTCCTGATCGCCACCTGGTCGTTCCTCACGCACGTCGACCTCGAGGGCGAGGTCGACTTCGACCGCGACCTCTCGGCGGTGATCCGCAGCGTCGGCCGCTGTGACGACGTCATCGTCGCCGCCTTGCAAAGCGACCAGCTCGTGGGACTCCAGGCCGGAACCGGGGAACTCCGCTGGCGGACGGAACTCGAGGCGACCCACGTCGCCCCGGTCGGCGAGGGATCCGTGCTCGTCGGAACGGCCGCGGGCACGCGCGCAGTCGGTGCTGACGGGGCGACCGAACCCGTCGGTGACCTCCCGAACGGCGCGCCGTACGCGACGCCGGACGGGGGGATCGTCTGCTCCGTGCGCGAGGGGACGGTCTCGACGCACGTCCACGCGGGCGATCAGCTAGCGCTTGCCGTCGCGACGGACTCGGTCGGCGTCGGCGGGACGATCGACGTCGAGGTGACGAACCAGACCGATCGGGAGCGAACCGCCTCGCTCGCCGTCGACGTCACGGGTTGTTCGCTCTCGCCGAGCGATCGAACCGTCAGTGTAGACCCCGGCGGGACCGAAATCGTCGACTTTCCGGTGTCGTCGGTCCGCGCGGAGGGGGACGCGGACCTGGCGATCGCGGTCGACGGCTCCGTCGCTCACGAGGCGTCGATCACCGTCGAGGACGCCGCCAGCGGCGGCATCGCCGTCGAAACGGCCCTCGAGACGCGCACGATCGAGGACGGCGTCGCCGAACTCGAGGTCGCAGTCGAGAACGTCGGCGGGGTTTCGCTCGATAGCGTCACGTTGCTCGAGACGGAGGCCGGAACGGGCGAACTCCCGGCCGGCGAAACCTGGACGGGGACCGTGACTCGTCCCTACGAGCCCGAGCGCCGCGTCTCGGTCGGGCTCGAGGTCGCTCGCGGGGATCGGCGTCGGGAGTACGCACCGACGTGTACGCTCCCGTCCGCCCCGACGATCGATCTGGAATCCGGTCGGGACGCGCTTCGGGCGACCGTCGGGCTCGAGGGGGACGTGACGCTGTCCGATCGCCTGGTCATCGAGATGCCCGGAGCCGGACGCGTCCGGTCGCCGGTGACGATCGACGGCGACGAACTGCTGCTGGTCGTGCCCCAGTACGAGGAGGGGACGGCCCGCATTGGCTTCGACGCGCTCGGGATCGACGAGCGGATCCGGCTGTCGGATTCGGGTCCGTTCTCGACGCCGTCGCGTTCGAGTAGCCGGTCGGTGTCGGGAGCGGGGTCCCAGTCGCGTTCACGTTCGCAGTCCCCTTCCCGTTCCCAATCTCGATCCCGATCCGGCACCGATAGTGGAACCGAGTCCCGATCCGAGTCCCGTCCCCGCAGCGAGGCGACCGACGACACCGCTCGCTCGGACCCGTCAGAAACGGGATCACGAACGCGGGACGAGTCCCGTTCTCCGGCCGACGACGGATCGATTCCGGCGGCCGACGATGGCGACGACCGATCGGCTTCCGACACGACCGGATCACCGGCTCTCTCGGCGACGCGTCGCGTCCCCGATGCCGAGCCAGCGATCGGCCACGCGGTCCGCGATCGGATCGTCCTGCGAAACGAGGGCGACGGTCCCGCCGAAGACGTCGTCGTTGCAGTCGGTGACGATCAACGCCGGGTCGGTACCCTCCCCGCCGGCGAGACGGTGCCCCTCGAGCGGGCGGTAGGCGTCGTCTCCCCGGACGGCGTCGTGCTACCGTCGGTGGAGATCGAGGTGGGGGACGCGGTCGTCGACCGTCTCCCAGACCGCCGTCTCGAGGCGTCCGTGGGAGGTATCGCCGTCAAGGCCGCGGTGGACCCGGACGAGGGGACGGTGGCTGCCGACCTGGTGAACCGCGACGATCGGGACTGTCGGGTGCTGGGGCTCGAACTCGCCGACGCACCCCGCCCGGAATCGCTTGGCGAGCGACTCGAGGCCGGCGAAACGACGACCGTGGCAGCTTCCGTCGCTCCCGACGGGCAGTTAGAAGCGCTGGGAGAGGGCGAGGCCGCTCCCCTCTCGATCGCCGTCCGGTACGCCGATGGGGAAGAGGAGACGATCGACGCGCTGGCGACGGTTGCCCCGCTCGAGGCCGCTGGTGACGGCGCGGCCGCCGGTGGCGAGGGTGGGGACGATCTCCTCGACGAACGGCCGCTCGCCGTCGAAATCGGCCCGGAAACCCAGGCTGCAGGCGAGTACGGCTCCGTCGTCCTCGTCTTCGAGAACGAGAGCGATCGCGCGCTGTCGGACGTCTCCGTCTCGGCCGAGGGCGATCCGATCAACGAGATGTTCTACTCGGAGGCCCGCCGCGAGCGACTCGCTGCCGGCGACTGGATCGAACACTTCGTCGATCTCGAGGCCGGCATCGAGGACCCCACCTTCGAGGCAGTGGTGAGCTACGCCGTCGACGGTGCCGAACGGGAGTACACCATCCGGGCGTCGGGCCCGGCCGTCGCAGACGAGGACGCCTGGACCGACGACCACCTCGAGGCGTGGTCGGTCGAACGACTCGAGAGCGCGGAGTCGTCGGCCCCCGATTCGGGGGCGACGCCGTCGGTTCCCGAACTCCCGTCGTCGCTGTCGACGCCGCTTCGCCGGGGTAACTGA